A genome region from Thalassococcus arenae includes the following:
- a CDS encoding type I glyceraldehyde-3-phosphate dehydrogenase: MRIAINGFGRIGRTVLRQVLTDPAHADIEVAAINDIAPPEICAYLLKYDSVYGPFPGSIALDGDGLSVAGRRIAMTTQPDLGQLRLAGVDVLMECTGKIDTRAQAERFRETGAARMLISGPSDGAEVTCVLGANEAAMGAARIVSNASCTTNALAPLLKALDAACGIERGHMTTVHVYTGSQPMVDAPRGDTLVRSRAGAVSMVPTTTSATRLIDAVLPALAGRITGAAVRVPAISVSAIDLTVTLARPPADMTAMLRRIAEGSPVIAAIDDACVSTDLRGRPESLILALPETLVSGPQVRIFGWYDNEWGFAARMIDMARRMA, encoded by the coding sequence ATGCGCATCGCCATCAACGGCTTTGGCCGGATCGGACGGACCGTGCTGCGGCAGGTGCTGACCGATCCGGCGCACGCGGATATCGAAGTGGCGGCGATCAACGACATCGCGCCGCCGGAAATCTGCGCCTACCTGCTCAAATACGACAGCGTCTACGGGCCGTTCCCGGGCAGCATCGCTCTGGACGGCGATGGGTTGTCGGTCGCGGGACGGCGCATCGCGATGACGACGCAGCCCGACCTGGGCCAGTTGCGGCTGGCCGGCGTCGATGTGCTGATGGAATGCACCGGCAAGATCGACACGCGGGCACAGGCCGAGCGGTTCCGGGAAACCGGCGCCGCACGGATGCTGATTTCGGGCCCATCGGACGGCGCCGAGGTGACCTGCGTGCTGGGCGCCAACGAAGCCGCGATGGGCGCCGCGCGAATCGTGTCGAACGCGTCCTGCACCACCAACGCGCTGGCGCCGCTGCTCAAGGCGCTTGACGCGGCCTGCGGGATCGAACGCGGCCACATGACCACGGTGCATGTCTATACCGGCAGTCAGCCCATGGTGGACGCGCCGCGGGGCGACACGCTGGTGCGGTCGCGCGCGGGGGCGGTGTCGATGGTGCCGACGACGACCAGCGCCACGCGGTTGATCGACGCGGTTCTGCCGGCGCTTGCGGGACGGATCACCGGGGCGGCGGTCCGGGTGCCCGCGATTTCGGTTTCGGCCATCGACCTGACCGTGACGCTGGCGCGTCCGCCGGCGGACATGACCGCCATGTTGCGCCGCATTGCCGAAGGATCGCCGGTGATCGCCGCGATCGATGATGCCTGCGTGTCCACCGATCTGCGGGGGCGGCCCGAAAGCCTGATCCTTGCCCTGCCCGAGACACTGGTCAGCGGCCCGCAGGTGCGCATCTTCGGCTGGTACGACAACGAATGGGGCTTCGCCGCGCGCATGATCGACATGGCGCGGCGGATGGCCTGA
- a CDS encoding ABC transporter ATP-binding protein yields MTGVTLTNAVKKYGDVQVIHDIDLDIEDGEFCVFVGPSGCGKSTLLRMIAGLEETTSGKIEIGARDVTRLDPSERGVAMVFQTYALYPHMTVEENMGFGLKMTGHPRAEIKRKVDEAARILQLGDYLDRKPKALSGGQRQRVAIGRAIVRGPEVFLFDEPLSNLDAELRVDMRVEIARLHKEIGATMIYVTHDQVEAMTLADKIVVLRAGRVEQVGSPMDLYNDPGNKFVAGFIGSPAMNFIDGTVEGGRVRMPSLDTAIDANVTLPPDGAKLFVGLRPQHLTLRQSQGPVILDIRERLGGVSYDYLTVPGGEKIIVESRSDEAIPEGTPVKVEFDPANALFFDAGTERRLR; encoded by the coding sequence ATGACCGGGGTAACGCTCACCAATGCCGTCAAGAAATACGGAGACGTTCAGGTCATCCACGATATCGACCTGGATATCGAGGATGGCGAATTCTGCGTCTTCGTCGGCCCGTCCGGCTGTGGCAAGTCCACGCTGCTGCGAATGATCGCGGGGCTCGAGGAAACCACCTCGGGCAAGATCGAGATCGGTGCGCGCGACGTCACCCGGCTGGACCCGTCCGAGCGCGGCGTCGCCATGGTGTTCCAGACCTACGCGCTCTACCCGCACATGACGGTCGAGGAAAACATGGGCTTCGGGCTCAAGATGACCGGTCATCCCAGGGCCGAGATCAAGCGCAAGGTCGACGAGGCCGCGCGCATCCTTCAACTGGGCGATTATCTCGATCGCAAACCCAAGGCGCTGTCAGGCGGCCAGCGCCAGCGCGTCGCGATCGGCCGCGCAATCGTGCGCGGCCCCGAGGTGTTCCTGTTCGACGAACCGCTGTCCAACCTCGATGCCGAACTGCGCGTCGACATGCGGGTCGAAATCGCCCGCCTGCACAAGGAAATCGGCGCGACGATGATCTATGTCACCCACGATCAGGTCGAGGCGATGACGCTGGCCGACAAGATCGTCGTCCTGCGCGCCGGCCGGGTCGAACAGGTGGGCAGCCCGATGGATCTCTACAACGATCCGGGCAACAAGTTCGTGGCCGGTTTCATCGGCTCGCCCGCGATGAATTTCATCGACGGGACCGTCGAGGGCGGCAGGGTGCGCATGCCCTCGCTCGACACCGCGATAGACGCCAACGTCACGCTTCCGCCGGATGGTGCAAAGCTGTTCGTGGGCCTGCGTCCGCAACATCTGACGCTGCGCCAGTCCCAGGGGCCGGTGATCCTCGACATTCGCGAACGGCTGGGCGGCGTGTCCTATGACTATCTGACCGTCCCCGGCGGAGAAAAGATCATCGTGGAATCCCGCAGCGACGAGGCGATCCCCGAAGGCACGCCCGTCAAGGTCGAATTCGATCCCGCCAACGCGCTTTTCTTCGACGCCGGAACCGAGCGGCGCCTGCGCTGA
- a CDS encoding IclR family transcriptional regulator, translating to MNRQTVPAGAGDGTVGKALDVLDAVAGFGRPVRFAELLDRSPFPKATLYRLLQTLTNQGMLSYDEAAQTYAPGLRLVRLAHAAWAQSSLAPIARPFLDALSERVGETIHLAQLDQGQVIYVDKRNAQKPIQMYSAAGKVGPGYCTGVGKTMMAFLPEAERGTAVRQQSFFAHTPNTLTSPEALEAELARIRHDGIGFDREEHEPGIICVAAPILTSAGRVIGALSITTSTQRNTLDGLARLRPALTETANRIAEAAKDWQFPA from the coding sequence ATGAACCGCCAGACCGTGCCCGCGGGCGCCGGTGACGGCACCGTCGGCAAAGCGTTGGATGTCTTGGACGCGGTGGCCGGATTCGGCCGTCCGGTGCGCTTTGCCGAGTTGCTGGATCGCTCGCCCTTTCCCAAGGCCACGCTGTACCGGCTGCTGCAGACGCTGACCAACCAGGGCATGCTGTCCTATGACGAAGCCGCGCAGACCTATGCGCCGGGGCTGCGGTTGGTGCGGCTGGCCCACGCCGCCTGGGCGCAGTCTTCACTGGCACCGATCGCGCGGCCGTTTCTGGATGCGCTGTCCGAACGGGTGGGCGAAACGATCCACCTGGCGCAGCTCGACCAGGGCCAGGTGATCTATGTCGACAAGCGCAACGCGCAGAAACCGATCCAGATGTATTCGGCGGCCGGCAAGGTCGGTCCCGGGTATTGCACCGGCGTCGGCAAGACCATGATGGCTTTCCTGCCCGAGGCCGAACGCGGCACCGCCGTGCGCCAGCAATCCTTTTTCGCGCATACGCCCAACACGCTGACCTCGCCCGAAGCGCTCGAGGCCGAACTGGCCCGGATTCGCCACGACGGGATCGGCTTTGACCGCGAGGAACACGAGCCCGGTATCATCTGCGTCGCGGCACCGATCCTGACATCCGCGGGCCGTGTCATCGGCGCATTGTCGATCACCACTTCGACGCAACGCAATACGCTGGACGGACTGGCACGCCTGCGTCCAGCGCTGACCGAAACCGCAAACCGCATCGCCGAAGCTGCAAAAGACTGGCAGTTCCCGGCATGA
- a CDS encoding ABC transporter substrate-binding protein produces the protein MTSTFKASIAALATTTMLAGAAGAGSHSNLEGTLRIISDMSNPAPRAIMESLAADFDAMHPNLSVELEIVDREAWKSQIRNALSANPPDVINWYAANRMGPYVDSGLFMDISDWWAAGDFAGLESVQGAMTIDGKQWGVPYTYYQWGIYYREDIFNELGLTEPATFEEEIANCQKILDAGKKCYSIGSKFLWTAGGWFDYLNMRTNGFDFHMQLAQGEVAWTDDRVRETFANWRKLIDMGAYIDDHQTYSWQEALPFVVNGEATAYLIGNFAVPHLREAGLTDDQIDFYQFPKIADVAMGEDAPTDTFHVASGATNIDAAREFLKFVTSPDVQTRINGPDGLGQLPVNANASVADDEFIQQGFEMLSQNATGGIAQFFDRDFPAEMASIGMEGLQEFMVFPDNLEDILGRLEQARQRIYK, from the coding sequence ATGACATCCACGTTCAAGGCGTCCATTGCGGCGCTGGCCACGACCACGATGCTGGCCGGGGCAGCCGGTGCAGGCAGCCATTCGAACCTCGAAGGCACGCTGCGCATCATCTCGGACATGTCGAACCCGGCGCCGCGCGCAATCATGGAAAGCCTGGCCGCCGATTTCGACGCCATGCACCCGAACCTGAGCGTCGAACTGGAAATCGTCGACCGCGAGGCCTGGAAAAGCCAGATCCGCAACGCGCTGTCGGCGAACCCGCCGGACGTCATCAACTGGTACGCCGCCAACCGAATGGGTCCATACGTGGACTCGGGCCTGTTCATGGACATCTCGGACTGGTGGGCCGCAGGCGACTTCGCCGGGCTCGAATCCGTTCAGGGTGCAATGACCATTGATGGCAAGCAGTGGGGCGTTCCCTATACCTACTACCAGTGGGGCATCTACTACCGCGAAGACATCTTCAACGAACTTGGCCTGACCGAGCCGGCCACCTTCGAAGAGGAAATCGCCAACTGCCAGAAGATCCTCGATGCGGGCAAGAAGTGCTATTCCATCGGCTCCAAGTTCCTGTGGACCGCCGGCGGCTGGTTCGACTACCTGAACATGCGCACCAACGGGTTCGACTTCCACATGCAGCTGGCACAGGGCGAAGTGGCCTGGACCGACGACCGCGTGCGCGAAACCTTCGCCAATTGGCGCAAGCTGATCGACATGGGCGCCTATATCGACGACCATCAGACCTATAGCTGGCAGGAAGCGTTGCCCTTCGTCGTGAACGGCGAGGCGACAGCCTATCTGATCGGCAACTTCGCCGTTCCGCATCTGCGCGAAGCGGGCCTGACCGACGACCAGATCGATTTCTACCAGTTCCCCAAGATCGCCGACGTGGCGATGGGCGAAGACGCCCCCACCGACACGTTCCACGTGGCATCGGGCGCGACCAATATCGACGCGGCGCGCGAATTCCTGAAATTCGTGACCTCGCCCGACGTGCAGACCCGCATCAACGGGCCCGACGGTCTGGGCCAGTTGCCGGTGAACGCCAACGCCTCGGTCGCGGATGACGAATTCATCCAGCAGGGCTTCGAGATGCTCAGCCAGAACGCCACCGGCGGAATCGCGCAGTTCTTCGACCGCGACTTCCCGGCCGAGATGGCGTCGATCGGCATGGAAGGCCTGCAGGAATTCATGGTCTTCCCCGACAACCTTGAAGATATCCTCGGGCGGCTCGAACAGGCCCGCCAGCGGATCTACAAGTAA
- a CDS encoding carbohydrate ABC transporter permease, translating into MTAVTDPTVPRSWMQRNRMTVTPLLFLAPGILFFAVYVIIPIFQSFYISTYEWNGLGELSEQGEFVGLRNYQELMTDRAFEVSLWNNVKWLALYLLAIPAGLFIALFLNQTIAGIRIYKSLFFFPFVLSQVVVGLVFSWFYLPREGLLNAVLGFFGLGSVNVLGDPTLATYGIIAAGLWPQTAYCMILYLTGLNAVDPEQIEAGRLDGAKGWRMLWHVILPQLKPATFIAFVVTIIGALRSFDLISVMTNGGPFGSTRVLSFYMFEKALSEYGFRMGYGSAIAVVLFLIMLVFIGYFLWQMYQDEKSARR; encoded by the coding sequence ATGACAGCCGTCACTGACCCGACCGTGCCGCGCAGCTGGATGCAACGCAACCGCATGACCGTCACGCCACTGCTGTTCCTGGCGCCGGGCATCCTGTTCTTCGCGGTCTACGTGATCATCCCGATCTTCCAGAGCTTCTACATCTCGACCTATGAATGGAACGGGCTGGGCGAACTGTCCGAGCAGGGCGAATTCGTGGGCTTGCGCAACTACCAGGAACTGATGACCGACCGCGCCTTCGAGGTGTCGTTGTGGAACAACGTCAAGTGGCTGGCGCTGTACCTGCTGGCGATCCCGGCGGGGCTGTTCATCGCGCTGTTTCTGAACCAGACGATCGCCGGCATCCGCATCTACAAGTCGCTGTTCTTCTTTCCCTTCGTGCTGAGCCAGGTCGTCGTCGGCCTGGTCTTCAGCTGGTTCTACCTGCCGCGCGAGGGGCTTTTGAACGCTGTGCTGGGCTTTTTCGGCCTTGGGTCCGTGAACGTGCTGGGCGATCCGACCCTGGCCACCTACGGCATCATCGCCGCCGGGCTTTGGCCGCAGACGGCCTATTGCATGATCCTCTACCTGACCGGCCTGAACGCCGTCGATCCCGAGCAGATCGAAGCCGGGCGGCTGGACGGTGCCAAGGGCTGGCGAATGCTGTGGCACGTGATCCTGCCGCAGCTCAAGCCCGCCACCTTCATCGCCTTCGTGGTGACGATCATCGGCGCGCTGCGCAGCTTCGACCTGATTTCGGTCATGACCAATGGCGGGCCGTTCGGGTCGACCCGGGTTCTGAGCTTCTACATGTTCGAAAAGGCGCTGTCCGAATACGGATTCCGCATGGGCTATGGCTCGGCCATCGCGGTGGTGCTGTTTCTCATCATGCTCGTCTTCATCGGCTACTTCCTGTGGCAGATGTACCAGGACGAGAAATCGGCGCGCCGCTAG
- a CDS encoding carbohydrate ABC transporter permease has translation MFPTPIEKRPRAAQITYQALVPLALVMWLLPLIAVALFSIRPLSDFTNGNYWGVPSSFEFFTNYGKVFLESDMPRYMLNSVLITVPTVIGAVALSCMTGFALGIYRFRGNLLIFFMFIAGNFVPFQILMVPVRDLTVDMGLYDTKLGLVLFHIAFQTGFCTLFMRNFIRALPFELIEAARVEGVAEWRIFWFIVLPLMKPAIAALAVLIFTFIWNDYFWAIVLTQGPDAQPVTAGITSFNSQFVAQYHLMSAGSIVAALPPVAMFFLMQRHFIAGLTLGAVK, from the coding sequence ATGTTCCCGACACCCATCGAAAAACGCCCGCGCGCCGCGCAGATCACCTATCAGGCGCTGGTACCGCTGGCGCTGGTGATGTGGCTGCTGCCGCTGATCGCTGTCGCGTTGTTCTCGATCCGGCCGCTGTCGGATTTCACCAACGGAAACTACTGGGGCGTGCCGTCGTCCTTCGAGTTCTTCACGAACTACGGCAAGGTGTTCCTGGAATCGGACATGCCGCGCTACATGCTGAATTCGGTGCTGATCACGGTGCCGACGGTGATCGGGGCGGTGGCGTTGTCCTGCATGACCGGCTTTGCCCTGGGCATCTACCGATTCCGCGGCAACCTGCTGATCTTCTTCATGTTCATCGCAGGCAACTTTGTGCCCTTCCAGATCCTGATGGTGCCGGTGCGCGACCTGACCGTGGATATGGGGCTGTACGACACCAAGCTGGGCCTGGTTTTGTTCCACATCGCGTTCCAGACCGGCTTCTGCACGCTGTTCATGCGCAACTTCATCCGCGCCCTGCCCTTCGAACTGATCGAAGCCGCAAGGGTCGAAGGCGTGGCGGAGTGGCGGATCTTCTGGTTCATCGTGCTGCCGCTGATGAAGCCCGCGATCGCGGCGCTGGCGGTGCTGATCTTCACCTTCATCTGGAACGATTACTTCTGGGCCATCGTGCTGACCCAGGGCCCCGACGCACAGCCGGTGACCGCGGGGATCACGTCGTTCAACTCGCAATTCGTGGCCCAGTATCACCTGATGAGCGCCGGTTCGATCGTCGCGGCGCTGCCGCCGGTGGCGATGTTCTTCCTGATGCAGCGGCATTTCATCGCCGGTCTGACGCTGGGGGCGGTCAAGTGA
- a CDS encoding alpha-galactosidase: MTRTWRLDNGRQSLVLAAEGERLPQVVYWGARLPETDEPAVLHAASRLDVTGGMLDENPDLTLCPEATRSFPGQPGLILRDAGGTPLLPKFCYDSHDDSDGLRLRYTDTTNGLALVFSFALDPETHIITAQTRLETESPVHLHWLAAPVVPAPQLSDEMIDFAGRWCGEFQMHRTAWSPGMRYRENRTGRTGHEHFPGLLIPCRGATNTQGEVYGFHYGWSGGHRMIAEELPDGRRQIQWGHAARMETEAQTAFETAPLYMVYSNDGLNGCAVAFQRHARDRIVTWPRPGTPRPVHYNCWEAVYFDHNVAVLKDIASRAADLGAERFVLDDGWFGMRDDDTRSLSDWQVDPRKYPDGLHPLIDHVHGLGMSFGIWFEPEMINPDSDLHRAHPDWALGSEDQTLGRQQKALNMALPAVRAFLYDRMSAILRDHPIDYIKWDHNRVLPMPDAAQTRGSYALIDRLRAEFPHVEIESCASGGGRIDFGILKRTQRVWLSDSNDAIERLRIQHNAALFLPSVVTGSHVGPRECHTSGRVIDISMRAWVAAQRHMGFEMDPRELDDREAAVLREVTTWWKTNRDWMEGADILRLDAADPAVLAEQQLCRTGDRFVVFAGKQDTSGQIAPRPLRLTRLSPDAMYRVRLLNRGSAHALSRGTPALKSDDITVSGAWLMNRGLTLPWSFPATIWVLEGIRLDT, from the coding sequence GTGACACGCACCTGGCGGCTGGATAACGGACGCCAGAGCCTTGTTCTGGCGGCGGAGGGCGAGCGCCTTCCCCAGGTCGTCTATTGGGGCGCGCGCCTGCCCGAGACGGACGAGCCCGCAGTGCTGCACGCCGCGTCGCGACTGGACGTGACCGGCGGCATGCTGGACGAAAACCCCGACCTGACGTTGTGCCCCGAAGCGACGCGCAGCTTTCCGGGCCAACCCGGTCTGATCCTGCGCGATGCCGGCGGCACCCCGTTGCTGCCCAAGTTCTGCTATGACAGCCATGACGACAGCGACGGGCTGCGTCTGCGCTATACCGACACGACGAACGGTCTGGCGCTGGTCTTTTCCTTCGCGCTGGACCCCGAAACCCACATCATCACCGCGCAGACCCGGCTGGAGACAGAGAGCCCGGTGCATCTGCACTGGCTGGCCGCTCCGGTGGTGCCCGCACCGCAATTGTCGGACGAGATGATCGATTTCGCCGGGCGCTGGTGCGGCGAGTTCCAGATGCACCGTACCGCCTGGTCGCCCGGCATGCGTTACCGCGAAAACCGCACGGGCCGTACCGGGCACGAGCATTTCCCCGGCCTGCTGATCCCCTGCAGGGGCGCGACCAACACCCAAGGCGAGGTCTACGGCTTTCATTACGGCTGGTCCGGCGGACACCGCATGATCGCCGAGGAACTGCCCGACGGCCGCCGCCAGATCCAGTGGGGCCATGCGGCGCGGATGGAGACCGAGGCGCAGACCGCGTTCGAAACCGCACCGCTGTACATGGTCTATTCCAATGACGGGCTGAACGGCTGCGCGGTGGCCTTTCAGCGCCATGCCCGCGACCGGATCGTCACCTGGCCCAGACCCGGCACCCCGCGCCCGGTGCATTACAATTGCTGGGAAGCGGTCTATTTCGATCACAACGTCGCGGTGCTCAAGGACATCGCCAGCCGCGCCGCCGATCTGGGCGCCGAACGGTTCGTTCTGGACGACGGCTGGTTCGGGATGCGCGACGACGACACCCGGTCGCTGTCGGACTGGCAGGTCGATCCGCGCAAGTATCCCGACGGGTTGCATCCGCTGATCGACCACGTGCACGGGTTGGGGATGTCCTTCGGCATCTGGTTCGAACCCGAGATGATCAACCCCGACAGCGACCTGCACCGCGCCCATCCCGATTGGGCGCTAGGCTCCGAGGACCAGACCCTTGGCCGTCAGCAGAAGGCGCTGAACATGGCTTTGCCGGCGGTCCGCGCGTTTCTGTATGACCGGATGTCGGCGATCCTGCGCGACCACCCGATCGACTACATCAAGTGGGACCACAACCGTGTGTTGCCGATGCCCGACGCGGCGCAGACGCGGGGGTCTTATGCGCTGATCGACCGGCTGCGCGCCGAGTTCCCGCATGTCGAGATCGAAAGCTGCGCCAGCGGCGGCGGGCGGATCGATTTCGGCATCCTGAAACGCACCCAGCGGGTCTGGCTTTCGGACAGCAATGACGCCATCGAACGGCTGCGCATCCAGCACAACGCGGCGCTGTTCCTGCCTTCGGTGGTGACCGGCAGTCATGTCGGTCCGCGCGAATGCCACACCTCGGGCCGCGTCATCGACATATCGATGCGCGCCTGGGTGGCAGCACAGCGCCACATGGGGTTCGAGATGGACCCGCGCGAGTTGGACGACCGCGAAGCCGCCGTGCTGCGCGAAGTCACGACCTGGTGGAAGACCAACCGCGACTGGATGGAGGGTGCCGATATCCTGCGGCTGGACGCGGCAGATCCGGCGGTGCTGGCCGAACAGCAATTGTGCCGAACCGGCGACCGGTTCGTCGTCTTCGCCGGCAAGCAGGACACCAGCGGCCAGATCGCGCCGCGCCCGCTGCGCCTGACCCGGCTGAGTCCCGATGCGATGTACCGCGTCCGATTGCTGAACCGCGGTAGCGCCCATGCCCTGTCGCGCGGCACCCCGGCGTTGAAATCCGACGACATCACGGTATCGGGCGCCTGGCTGATGAACCGCGGCCTGACACTGCCTTGGAGTTTTCCCGCGACGATCTGGGTGCTGGAAGGCATCCGTCTGGACACCTAG
- a CDS encoding SDR family NAD(P)-dependent oxidoreductase — translation MTDTPVFPDLKGASVFITGGGSGIGASLTEGFLRQGAKVAFVGRSDASAFAARMKDETGSAPLFIRCDITDTAALQAAVAQAAEAHGPVTVLVNNAANDQRHATLDVDEAFWDRSMAINLRAYFFACQAVIPQMQAAGGGAIVNFSSISYMMGNAGYPAYVSANAGITGMTRGLAREFGPDRIRVNALAPGWVLTDKQMEKWATPEALAAHLDRQCLKEHLVPQDVVDATLFLASQASRMMTGQCMAVDGGVVVSG, via the coding sequence ATGACCGACACCCCCGTTTTCCCCGATCTCAAAGGCGCTTCGGTCTTCATTACCGGCGGCGGCTCGGGCATCGGGGCGTCGCTGACCGAAGGCTTTCTGCGGCAAGGGGCCAAGGTGGCCTTTGTCGGGCGATCCGATGCAAGCGCCTTTGCCGCGCGCATGAAGGATGAAACCGGCAGCGCGCCGCTCTTCATCCGGTGCGACATCACCGATACTGCCGCGCTGCAAGCCGCCGTCGCGCAGGCGGCCGAAGCACACGGGCCGGTCACCGTGCTGGTCAACAACGCCGCCAACGACCAGCGCCATGCGACGCTGGACGTCGACGAAGCGTTCTGGGATCGGTCCATGGCGATCAATCTGCGCGCCTATTTCTTTGCCTGCCAGGCAGTGATCCCGCAGATGCAGGCGGCCGGCGGCGGGGCCATCGTGAACTTTTCCTCGATCAGCTACATGATGGGCAACGCGGGCTATCCAGCATACGTGTCGGCCAATGCCGGGATCACCGGCATGACCCGCGGATTGGCACGCGAATTCGGCCCCGACCGGATCCGCGTCAACGCGCTGGCGCCCGGATGGGTGCTGACCGACAAGCAGATGGAGAAATGGGCCACTCCCGAAGCGCTGGCTGCGCATCTGGACCGGCAATGCCTGAAGGAGCACCTGGTCCCGCAGGATGTGGTGGACGCGACGTTGTTCCTGGCGTCGCAAGCCAGCCGGATGATGACCGGACAATGCATGGCGGTCGATGGCGGCGTGGTGGTGTCGGGATGA
- a CDS encoding 2-dehydro-3-deoxygalactonokinase, producing the protein MNDAPAWIAVDWGTSSLRVWLMDAQGGVIRRHDSDQGMSRLGRADYEPALLDLVGDALPDGTSVPVLVCGMAGSRQGWAEAAYAATPCKPPALSQATRVTTADPRLDVRILPGIKQDRPADVMRGEESQIAGVFARHPDFDGVVCLPGTHCKWVQVSAGEVVSFRTFMTGEIFALLSRHSVLRHSVDDGWDDDAFAESVAHALSRPAGLAADLFTLRAEGLLHGLSPANAHARLSGLLIGLELAGARPYWLGQQVMVVGATGIARAYSNALAAQGLSPLQTDAEDITLAGLTAAFTAHRETTS; encoded by the coding sequence ATGAACGACGCACCGGCCTGGATCGCCGTCGACTGGGGTACGTCGTCTTTGCGCGTCTGGCTGATGGACGCGCAGGGCGGGGTGATCCGGCGGCACGACTCGGATCAGGGCATGAGCCGGCTGGGCCGCGCCGATTACGAGCCTGCGTTGCTGGACCTTGTCGGCGATGCTCTGCCCGACGGAACCTCTGTGCCGGTGTTGGTCTGCGGCATGGCCGGATCGCGCCAGGGTTGGGCCGAAGCCGCGTACGCCGCCACACCGTGCAAGCCGCCGGCCCTGTCGCAGGCAACCCGCGTCACCACGGCCGATCCCCGGCTCGACGTGCGCATCCTGCCGGGCATCAAGCAGGACAGGCCCGCCGACGTTATGCGTGGCGAGGAATCCCAGATCGCCGGCGTCTTTGCCCGGCATCCGGATTTCGACGGCGTGGTGTGCCTGCCCGGAACGCATTGCAAATGGGTGCAGGTCAGCGCCGGCGAGGTGGTCAGCTTTCGCACCTTCATGACCGGAGAAATCTTTGCCCTGTTGTCCCGGCATTCCGTGTTGCGCCATTCCGTCGATGACGGCTGGGACGACGACGCGTTTGCCGAATCCGTGGCACATGCACTGTCCCGCCCCGCCGGACTGGCCGCGGACCTGTTCACGTTGCGGGCCGAAGGCCTTTTGCACGGGCTTTCGCCCGCCAATGCCCATGCGCGTCTGTCCGGTCTGCTGATCGGGCTGGAACTGGCAGGCGCACGACCCTACTGGCTGGGACAGCAGGTGATGGTGGTGGGCGCCACTGGCATTGCCCGCGCCTATTCCAACGCGCTGGCCGCGCAGGGTCTGTCGCCGCTGCAAACCGACGCCGAAGACATCACCCTGGCGGGCCTGACCGCCGCGTTCACCGCGCACCGGGAAACCACATCATGA
- a CDS encoding 2-dehydro-3-deoxy-6-phosphogalactonate aldolase, translating to MTREIIAILRGIKPVEAVPVLDALVQAGITTIEVPLNSPDPYDSIAAMRAHAGDCARIGAGTVLEVAQVDRLARIGAQIVVSPDCNADVIHATKAAGMASYPGVFTPTEAFAALRAGADGLKIFPASQLGAEGLKAMRAVLPPETAVYAVGGVGPDDFAAWKAAGATGFGIGSALYKPGMEPQDVASRAAAMVTAFDAAYG from the coding sequence ATGACCCGAGAGATCATCGCCATCCTGCGTGGCATCAAGCCGGTCGAGGCCGTGCCGGTGCTGGACGCGCTTGTGCAGGCCGGCATCACGACGATCGAAGTCCCGCTGAATTCGCCCGACCCCTATGACAGCATCGCGGCGATGCGTGCGCATGCAGGCGACTGCGCGCGGATCGGTGCGGGCACGGTACTGGAGGTGGCGCAGGTCGACCGGCTGGCCCGGATCGGTGCGCAGATCGTCGTTTCGCCAGACTGCAACGCCGACGTGATCCACGCCACCAAGGCCGCCGGGATGGCATCCTATCCCGGTGTCTTCACCCCGACCGAGGCCTTCGCCGCGTTGCGCGCCGGGGCCGACGGGCTGAAGATCTTTCCGGCTTCGCAACTGGGGGCCGAGGGCCTGAAGGCGATGCGTGCCGTTCTGCCACCCGAAACGGCGGTCTATGCGGTGGGCGGCGTCGGTCCCGACGATTTCGCCGCCTGGAAGGCTGCCGGAGCCACCGGTTTCGGCATCGGCTCGGCGCTGTACAAGCCGGGCATGGAACCCCAAGACGTCGCGTCACGCGCCGCCGCGATGGTCACCGCCTTCGACGCAGCCTATGGCTGA